In Stenotrophomonas sp. 610A2, one DNA window encodes the following:
- a CDS encoding lectin: MSLIAVLLVACQRTPPAEPATAEPAAAPAPAAAPAPAPAAPVAASDADWQGYGAAQLGIDAEQLRTVWTGELQGDAAADGGCYYLSPGAHTEGGPFFMLEEGKFVRYDVRGGDTAAPGGGKIGMDLAQLQALYPQAEPVQPHKYVEGGKVLRVPATDGSQGALVFELGADGKATMWRVGLPPQVDYVEGCG, from the coding sequence TTGTCACTGATTGCCGTGCTGTTGGTGGCCTGCCAGCGCACGCCGCCGGCCGAGCCCGCAACCGCTGAACCGGCTGCGGCACCAGCACCCGCTGCGGCGCCCGCCCCGGCACCGGCCGCCCCGGTTGCTGCCAGCGATGCCGACTGGCAGGGCTATGGCGCGGCACAGCTCGGTATCGACGCCGAGCAGCTGCGCACGGTATGGACGGGAGAACTGCAGGGCGATGCAGCGGCCGATGGCGGCTGCTACTACCTGTCCCCCGGGGCGCATACCGAGGGCGGGCCGTTCTTCATGCTCGAAGAGGGCAAGTTCGTACGCTATGACGTGCGTGGCGGCGATACCGCCGCGCCGGGTGGCGGCAAGATCGGCATGGACCTGGCCCAGCTGCAGGCGCTTTACCCGCAGGCCGAGCCGGTGCAGCCGCACAAGTACGTGGAGGGGGGAAAGGTACTGCGAGTACCGGCAACGGACGGCAGCCAGGGCGCGTTGGTGTTCGAGCTGGGTGCTGACGGCAAGGCCACGATGTGGCGCGTTGGCCTGCCGCCGCAGGTGGATTACGTGGAAGGCTGCGGCTGA